A window of the Artemia franciscana chromosome 21, ASM3288406v1, whole genome shotgun sequence genome harbors these coding sequences:
- the LOC136040793 gene encoding DNA-binding protein HEXBP-like has protein sequence MTLFARGAKSKTSNKKVPQEAIPGSKLKPNKRQKEEEEDDSEGMDEEEDEEVSNHGSDEEGESEVGEGEDEEAEDEMEGEEGSGEDEEESGEDEEENGDNEVTKNTLVQEEGKAKVNGVAQKKFKKEFKRKCFKCRQVGHKASVCADNPNRNKCFSCGKEGHKSKECATGNGHKFITCFVCSENGHFARECPEITKKGDKHIPSVSAKGKVGRKRKAEQENTAKSALNKKSKKGKVVKT, from the coding sequence ATGACTCTTTTTGCTAGAGGTGCTAAAtctaaaacttcaaataaaaaggTGCCCCAAGAAGCAATCCCTGGCTCAAAACTGAAGcctaacaaaagacaaaaagaagaagaagaagacgatTCTGAAGGCATGGACGAAGAGGAAGATGAAGAAGTTAGTAACCATGGCTCTGATGAAGAAGGTGAAAGTGAAGTAGGGGAAGGCGAAGATGAAGAAGCTGAGGATGAGATGGAGGGTGAGGAAGGAAGTGGTGAAGACGAAGAAGAAAGTGGagaagatgaagaagaaaatGGAGATAATGAAGTTACAAAGAACACCCTAGTTCAAGAAGAAGGTAAAGCTAAAGTTAATGGTGTAGCtcaaaagaagtttaaaaaagagTTTAAGAGGAAGTGTTTTAAATGCAGACAAGTTGGACATAAGGCTTCTGTCTGTGCTGATAATCCAAATCGAAATAAATGCTTCAGTTGTGGAAAGGAAGGCCACAAATCCAAAGAGTGCGCCACAGGAAATGGTCACAAATTTATCACCTgttttgtttgtagtgaaaacGGACATTTTGCTAGAGAGTGtcctgaaattactaaaaaaggcGACAAACACATACCCTCTGTGTCAGCCAAGGGGAAGGTTGGAAGAAAGAGGAAAGCGGAACAAGAAAATACGGCAAAATCAGCACTAAACAAGaaatcaaaaaaaggaaaagttgtTAAAACTTAG